A DNA window from Camelina sativa cultivar DH55 chromosome 17, Cs, whole genome shotgun sequence contains the following coding sequences:
- the LOC104757436 gene encoding indole glucosinolate O-methyltransferase 1-like: MSNHFQNPLTTSLKSGLIKEEQQLDKETLSLQAEKILYTMGFPMVFKTAPALELGVIDTIAAVDEGVWLSSTEIALRLPTKPTNPQAPVLLDRILALLVSHSILKCRMVETGGSGQTGKAERVYAVEPVCMLFFSNRGGGSGALASLVMVANSEVYFKTWTHLKDMILVGKDAFTSAHGMRLFEYYIGSNQRFGEMFNRGMSESSTMTMNRVLEVYKGFEDVNTLVDVGGGFGHVIGLVTSKYPHIKSINFDVAKVKLLFIQEWSMFQEICVRIFIFYVAYVSFGLIVKFKFIKTFMNSNI, from the exons ATGTCAAACCATTTTCAAAATCCCTTAACCACCTCCCTTAAATCGGGTCTAATCAAAGAAGAGCAACAACTTGACAAAGAAACATTGAGCTTGCAAGCGGAGAAGATATTGTATACTATGGGCTTCCCTATGGTTTTCAAAACGGCGCCGGCCTTGGAGCTTGGCGTCATCGACACGATTGCTGCTGTAGATGAAGGCGTGTGGCTCTCTTCTACAGAGATCGCGCTACGTCTCCCTACCAAACCCACCAACCCGCAGGCACCGGTATTGTTGGACCGTATACTGGCTTTACTTGTCAGTCACTCAATCCTAAAGTGCCGTATGGTCGAAACGGGAGGAAGCGGTCAAACCGGAAAAGCCGAGAGAGTTTATGCTGTTGAACCGGTTTGCATGTTGTTTTTCTCCAACCGTGGCGGCGGCTCCGGTGCTCTTGCATCTCTCGTCATGGTAGCCAATAGCGAAGTCTATTTCAAGACTTG GACACATCTCAAAGATATGATATTAGTAGGAAAAGATGCATTCACCTCTGCTCATGGCATGCGACTCTTTGAATACTATATTGGTTCAAACCAACGATTCGGTGAGATGTTTAACCGGGGAATGTCAGAATCTTCCACCATGACCATGAATAGAGTTCTAGAAGTGTACAAGGGATTCGAAGATGTAAACACTTTAGTGGATGTTGGAGGAGGATTTGGACACGTCATAGGTTTGGTGACTTCCAAGTATCCTCATATTAAGAGCATCAATTTTGACGTAGCCAAGGTTAAGCTCCTCTTTATCCAG gaGTGGAGCATGTTTCAGGAGATATGTGTAAGAATATTTATATTCTATGTGGCCTATGTGTCATTCGGTTTAATTGTAAAGTTCAAGTTCATAAAAACGTTTATgaattctaatatataa
- the LOC104759556 gene encoding uncharacterized protein LOC104759556: protein MAPNENPFFLHSFDHAGMSIVSDRLSSGADFYSWRRSVQVALNFRNKLGFIDGTLKKPADDHRDFGTWSRCNDIVSTWIINSVDKKIGASLLFIPTAEGIWKNLMSRFKQDDAPHIFEIEQKLNSIQQGSLDVTSYYVTSYYTLLVTLWEEYKNYAELPVCTCGKCECNAAALWEKLQERSQVTKFLMGLNESYASTRRHILMLKPIPSIEEAFNMVTSDKRQRSIKPKPDTMIFQTSAPTQDNVVYLAPFDNVTFAAIQNTYHPRGSRPLCTHCGQTGHVVQKCFKLHGYPPGYIPGFKSTFANYQAANQQRASAPGNQFRGHSPNPRPPVHTVANVVTKTSSHLQSAPAAASNLDVSTLTGDQIQTLIQQLNAQVKPLDGPVSSSQVSSIKEHGAMAIQSSSGNPLTFPTRFSSSSLRFENNCLTFQHQCLSSLSKHIPHGSWIIDTGATSHVCSDLTFFSETVTISSVTVSLPNEAKESIQDLMIGKDYLLHNLYVLHLDSSPAIIPELLASASPAHFTGSLEVDGHLWHQRLGHPSPDKLKLLTASSPFDLVHLDIWGPFSVESIEGYRYFLTIVDDL, encoded by the exons ATGGCTCCGAATGAGAATCCTTTCTTCTTGCACAGCTTCGATCATGCGGGGATGAGTATTGTCTCTGATCGTCTCTCGTCTGGAGCAGACTTTTATTCTTGGCGAAGGTCAGTTCAAGTAGCTCTTAATTTTAGGAATAAACTTGGATTCATTGATGGAACTCTCAAGAAACCTGCTGATGATCATCGTGATTTTGGTACTTGGTCACGCTGTAATGATATTGTATCCACATGGATTATCAATTCCGTTGATAAGAAGATTGGTGCTAGTTTGTTGTTCATTCCTACCGCCGAAGGCATCTGGAAAAATCTCATGTCTCGCTTTAAACAAGATGATGCACCGCATATCTTTGAGATAGAACAAAAGCTCAATTCTATTCAACAGGGTTCATTGGATGTTACTTCATATTATGTTACTTCATATTACACTCTTTTGGTGACTTTATGGGAAGAGTACAAGAATTATGCCGAGCTACCTGTTTGCACTTGTGGTAAATGTGAATGTAATGCAGCTGCTTTGTGGGAAAAGCTACAGGAACGGAGTCAAGTGACTAAGTTCTTGATGGGTCTCAATGAGTCTTATGCATCCACACGAAGGCACATTCTGATGCTAAAGCCTATCCCAAGTATAGAAGAGGCTTTTAACATGGTGACTTCTGATAAAAGGCAGAGGTCGATCAAGCCAAAGCCTGATACCATGATCTTTCAAACATCTGCTCCCACTCAAGACAATGTTGTTTATCTAGCTCCTTTCGACAATGTTACTTTTGCTGCTATTCAGAATACCTATCACCCTCGAGGTTCTCGACCTTTATGTACCCATTGTGGTCAAACTGGACATGTGGTACAAAAGTGCTTCAAGCTCCATGGTTATCCTCCGGGTTACATACCAGGATTCAAGAGCACTTTTGCTAACTACCAAGCAGCGAATCAGCAGCGAGCATCCGCACCGGGGAATCAATTCCGAGGACATTCACCTAACCCTCGACCTCCAGTACACACGGTTGCAAATGTTGTTACAAAGACTTCTTCTCATTTGCAATCTGCTCCTGCTGCTGCCTCCAATCTTGATGTGAGTACTCTGACAGGTGATCAGATACAAACCCTTATTCAACAACTGAATGCTCAGGTTAAACCTTTGGATGGTCCAGTTTCATCTTCTCAAGTCTCGTCCATTAAAGAACATGGTGCTATGGCTATTCAGTCTTCATCTGGTAATCCTTTAACATTTCCAACTCgtttttcttcctcctctttacGTTTTGAGAACAACTGCCTTACTTTTCAACATCAATGTCTATCATCTCTATCCAAACACATTCCTCATGGTAGTTGGATCATAGATACTGGAGCAACTAGCCATGTTTGCTCTGATTTGACCTTTTTTAGTGAAACAGTTACTATCTCAAGTGTCACAGTCTCGTTACCGAATGAGGCTAAG GAGTCTATTCAGGACTTGATGATTGGTAAAGACTACTTGTTACATAATCTTTACGTTCTGCATCTTGATTCGTCTCCTGCAATCATCCCTGAGTTATTGGCATCCGCATCTCCTGCTCATTTCACTGGATCCTTGGAAGTCGATGGACATCTTTGGCACCAACGCCTTGGACATCCATCTCCTGACAAGTTAAAGCTTCTTACTG